The Chiloscyllium plagiosum isolate BGI_BamShark_2017 chromosome 42, ASM401019v2, whole genome shotgun sequence genome contains a region encoding:
- the polm gene encoding DNA-directed DNA/RNA polymerase mu isoform X2 encodes MLTMALLPRKKRRKDPALPGTSNSRDGDGPVVVAKFSEVGIFLVERKMGSSRRNFLTQLAQKKGFRVEEQMSESVTHVVSENNSGDEVFELLAKQSGICRAALIDITWFTESMAAGKPLEIENRHRLQVNRTADCSATDIPVSQYACQRRTTLNNRNNLFTDALKILAENAELCENEGRNLAFARASSILKSLPYRVTKMDDLQGIPSLGEHSKKVIKEILEDGNCGEVEKLIQNERYQTLKRFTSIFGVGVKTADKWYREGLRTLHELKASKIKLTKEQEAGLLYYEDLIVPVTMAEADSIRKIVEEAVHRFLPAAVIKLTGGFRRGKESGHDVDLLITHQDEGKEQGLLHQVINWMAVQGMILYDDITDNRDQKWKTKEPEIFDHFAKCYLIFKLQKDMVNVVDLNTSGDHDSLAVNEAKEMGLGGQAGTYEHASCAAVKDKDWKAIRVDLVIAPFSQYAYALLGWTGSRLFERDLRRYAKHFKHMSLSSHSLFDNEQKRFLMAATEEEIFAHLGLDYIPPQERNA; translated from the exons ATG CTCACCATGGCCTTACTGCCTCGGAAGAAGAGGCGGAAAGATCCAGCTCTTCCTGGTACCTCAAACTCCAGGGATGGGGATGGCCCTGTTGTGGTGGCAAAGTTCTCTGAAGTTGGTATATTTTTGGTGGAGAGGAAAATGGGCTCAAGCAGGAGAAACTTCCTCACACAGCTTGCTCAGAAAAAGGGATTTCGAGTGGAGGAGCAGATGAG TGAATCCGTGACTCATGTTGTGTCTGAGAATAACTCGGGTGATGAAGTGTTCGAATTGCTGGCGAAACAGAGTGGAATTTGCAGAGCGGCCTTGATAGATATTACATGGTTCACTGAAAGTATGGCAGCAGGCAAACCCTTGGAAATAGAAAATCGTCATCGGCTTCAG gTGAACAGAACTGCTGATTGTAGTGCCACTGATATTCCTGTTTCGCAGTATGCCTGTCAAAGAAGGACAACACTGAATAATAGAAATAATTTATTTACG GATGCTTTGAAGATACTTGcagaaaatgcagagttatgtgAAAATGAAGGACGGAACCTGGCATTCGCAAGAGCATCTTCTATTCTAAAATCATTGCCATATCGTGTAACCAAAATGGATGATCTCCAAGGAATTCCCAGTCTTGGGGAACATTCCAAAAAGGTGATTAAG GAAATCCTTGAAGATGGAAACTGCGGGGAAGTTGAGAAGTTAATCCAAAATGAAAGATATCAAACACTAAAG CGATTTACCAGCATCTTTGGCGTTGGTGTGAAGACAGCTGATAAGTGGTATAGAGAGGGACTGCGAACGCTGCATGAACTGAAAGCATCAAAAATAAAACTCACTAAAGAACAAGAAGCAG GCTTACTCTATTATGAAGACCTCATTGTCCCAGTCACAATGGctgaggcagattcaatcaggaAAATTGTTGAAGAAGCTGTACACAGATTTCTACCTGCTGCAGTTATCAAGTTAACTGGTGGCTTTCGAAG AGGAAAGGAGTCTGGCCATgatgttgaccttctgataactCACCAAGATGAAGGCAAGGAACAGGGTCTTCTTCACCAAGTGATTAATTGGATGGCTGTCCAG GGTATGATCTTGTATGATGACATCACAGACAACAGGGACCAAAAGTGGAAGACCAAGGAGCCGGAGATATTTGATCATTTTGCAAAGTGTTATTTAATCTTCAAACTGCAGAAGGATATGGTAAATGTTGTTGACCTGAACACGTCAGGTGATCATGACTCTTTGGCTGTGAATGAGGCAAAGGAGATGGGACTTGGTGGCCAAGCAGGAACATATGAGCATGCAAGTTGTGCTGCAGTGAAGGATAAAGACTGGAAGGCTATCAGAGTGGATCTGGTCATTGCACCCTTCAGCCAGTATGCCTATGCCTTATTAGGATGGACAGGTTCTAGG TTGTTTGAACGAGACCTACGCAGATACGCCAAGCACTTCAAGCATATGAGTTTGAGCAGCCATTCTTTGTTTGATAATGAACAG AAAAGGTTTTTGATGGCTGCTACAGAAGAAGAGATTTTTGCACATTTAGGATTGGATTACATACCACCTCAGGAAAGGAATGCATGA
- the polm gene encoding DNA-directed DNA/RNA polymerase mu isoform X3 — MALLPRKKRRKDPALPGTSNSRDGDGPVVVAKFSEVGIFLVERKMGSSRRNFLTQLAQKKGFRVEEQMSESVTHVVSENNSGDEVFELLAKQSGICRAALIDITWFTESMAAGKPLEIENRHRLQVNRTADCSATDIPVSQYACQRRTTLNNRNNLFTDALKILAENAELCENEGRNLAFARASSILKSLPYRVTKMDDLQGIPSLGEHSKKVIKEILEDGNCGEVEKLIQNERYQTLKRFTSIFGVGVKTADKWYREGLRTLHELKASKIKLTKEQEAGLLYYEDLIVPVTMAEADSIRKIVEEAVHRFLPAAVIKLTGGFRRGKESGHDVDLLITHQDEGKEQGLLHQVINWMAVQGMILYDDITDNRDQKWKTKEPEIFDHFAKCYLIFKLQKDMVNVVDLNTSGDHDSLAVNEAKEMGLGGQAGTYEHASCAAVKDKDWKAIRVDLVIAPFSQYAYALLGWTGSRLFERDLRRYAKHFKHMSLSSHSLFDNEQKRFLMAATEEEIFAHLGLDYIPPQERNA; from the exons ATGGCCTTACTGCCTCGGAAGAAGAGGCGGAAAGATCCAGCTCTTCCTGGTACCTCAAACTCCAGGGATGGGGATGGCCCTGTTGTGGTGGCAAAGTTCTCTGAAGTTGGTATATTTTTGGTGGAGAGGAAAATGGGCTCAAGCAGGAGAAACTTCCTCACACAGCTTGCTCAGAAAAAGGGATTTCGAGTGGAGGAGCAGATGAG TGAATCCGTGACTCATGTTGTGTCTGAGAATAACTCGGGTGATGAAGTGTTCGAATTGCTGGCGAAACAGAGTGGAATTTGCAGAGCGGCCTTGATAGATATTACATGGTTCACTGAAAGTATGGCAGCAGGCAAACCCTTGGAAATAGAAAATCGTCATCGGCTTCAG gTGAACAGAACTGCTGATTGTAGTGCCACTGATATTCCTGTTTCGCAGTATGCCTGTCAAAGAAGGACAACACTGAATAATAGAAATAATTTATTTACG GATGCTTTGAAGATACTTGcagaaaatgcagagttatgtgAAAATGAAGGACGGAACCTGGCATTCGCAAGAGCATCTTCTATTCTAAAATCATTGCCATATCGTGTAACCAAAATGGATGATCTCCAAGGAATTCCCAGTCTTGGGGAACATTCCAAAAAGGTGATTAAG GAAATCCTTGAAGATGGAAACTGCGGGGAAGTTGAGAAGTTAATCCAAAATGAAAGATATCAAACACTAAAG CGATTTACCAGCATCTTTGGCGTTGGTGTGAAGACAGCTGATAAGTGGTATAGAGAGGGACTGCGAACGCTGCATGAACTGAAAGCATCAAAAATAAAACTCACTAAAGAACAAGAAGCAG GCTTACTCTATTATGAAGACCTCATTGTCCCAGTCACAATGGctgaggcagattcaatcaggaAAATTGTTGAAGAAGCTGTACACAGATTTCTACCTGCTGCAGTTATCAAGTTAACTGGTGGCTTTCGAAG AGGAAAGGAGTCTGGCCATgatgttgaccttctgataactCACCAAGATGAAGGCAAGGAACAGGGTCTTCTTCACCAAGTGATTAATTGGATGGCTGTCCAG GGTATGATCTTGTATGATGACATCACAGACAACAGGGACCAAAAGTGGAAGACCAAGGAGCCGGAGATATTTGATCATTTTGCAAAGTGTTATTTAATCTTCAAACTGCAGAAGGATATGGTAAATGTTGTTGACCTGAACACGTCAGGTGATCATGACTCTTTGGCTGTGAATGAGGCAAAGGAGATGGGACTTGGTGGCCAAGCAGGAACATATGAGCATGCAAGTTGTGCTGCAGTGAAGGATAAAGACTGGAAGGCTATCAGAGTGGATCTGGTCATTGCACCCTTCAGCCAGTATGCCTATGCCTTATTAGGATGGACAGGTTCTAGG TTGTTTGAACGAGACCTACGCAGATACGCCAAGCACTTCAAGCATATGAGTTTGAGCAGCCATTCTTTGTTTGATAATGAACAG AAAAGGTTTTTGATGGCTGCTACAGAAGAAGAGATTTTTGCACATTTAGGATTGGATTACATACCACCTCAGGAAAGGAATGCATGA